A single genomic interval of Clostridium cylindrosporum DSM 605 harbors:
- the nusA gene encoding transcription termination factor NusA, translated as MNNEFIDSLIEIANLKGIDQEIIFESLESSLISAYKKNYGTSQNAKVTINKETGETHVYAQKKVVEDVYDNLLEISLEDAKAVNLTYELDDVVDVEVNPREFGRVAAQNARQRVIQEIKEAERDVIYKELVEKENDIITGIVQKKEKQNILVDIGRLETFLTPTEQMPNEVYKHGDILKFYVVEVKKTSKGPNISISRTHPGIIKRLFEMEVPEIFDGTVEIKSIAREAGSRTKIAVYSKDENVDATGACVGPSGMRVQSIVSELKGEKIDIVKWSKEPAEFIANALSPSKVVSVKINEDEKSAKVVVPDYQLSLAIGKEGQNARLSAKLTGWKIDIKSESQAAAIEEEVDIIPSGDIVEDTVIEENTVEISTDAIEGEDA; from the coding sequence ATTAACAATGAGTTTATAGACTCACTAATTGAAATAGCAAACCTAAAGGGAATTGATCAAGAGATTATATTTGAATCACTAGAATCATCTCTTATTTCAGCATATAAGAAAAACTATGGCACATCTCAAAATGCTAAGGTTACTATAAACAAAGAAACTGGAGAAACTCACGTGTACGCACAAAAGAAAGTAGTAGAGGATGTTTATGATAATCTACTTGAAATAAGTCTTGAGGATGCAAAGGCAGTAAACCTTACATATGAGCTTGATGACGTAGTTGATGTTGAAGTTAATCCAAGAGAATTTGGTAGGGTTGCAGCACAAAATGCTAGACAAAGAGTTATTCAAGAAATTAAAGAAGCTGAAAGAGACGTTATATATAAAGAACTTGTTGAGAAAGAAAATGATATAATTACAGGTATAGTACAAAAGAAGGAAAAACAAAATATCCTTGTAGATATTGGAAGATTAGAAACTTTCTTAACTCCAACAGAACAAATGCCAAACGAAGTATATAAGCATGGAGATATTCTTAAGTTTTATGTTGTTGAAGTTAAAAAGACTTCAAAGGGACCAAATATCTCAATTTCAAGAACACATCCTGGAATTATAAAGAGATTATTTGAAATGGAAGTTCCTGAAATATTTGATGGAACAGTAGAAATCAAAAGCATTGCTAGAGAAGCTGGTTCAAGAACAAAGATTGCAGTTTATTCAAAGGATGAAAATGTTGATGCAACAGGAGCATGTGTTGGACCAAGTGGAATGAGAGTTCAAAGTATAGTTTCAGAGCTAAAGGGAGAAAAAATTGACATTGTTAAGTGGAGCAAGGAACCTGCTGAGTTTATTGCTAATGCACTAAGCCCTTCAAAGGTTGTAAGTGTTAAAATTAACGAAGACGAAAAAAGTGCTAAGGTTGTAGTTCCTGACTATCAACTTTCACTAGCAATAGGAAAAGAAGGACAAAATGCTAGACTATCAGCAAAACTTACTGGATGGAAAATTGACATTAAAAGTGAATCTCAAGCTGCAGCTATTGAAGAAGAAGTAGATATTATACCTTCTGGTGATATAGTAGAAGATACTGTTATAGAAGAAAATACTGTTGAAATTTCAACTGATGCAATTGAAGGAGAGGATGCATAG
- the rseP gene encoding RIP metalloprotease RseP: MTTFLAAILVFGLLIATHEFGHFITAKLSKVKVLEFAIGMGPKIFSFTKGETDYTLRLLPIGGYVKMLGEEDGSDDPRAFCNQNPWKRLLIIVAGAAFNIITAIVIFTLVFYNQGSIKPIVSSVDKNYPAYEAGILPNDKIIQINNEKIRTWNEVIMFISENKEKPFNVKVERNNTIKEIKLSPKYNEKEKRYMIGMAPTLVKGNILEAFKDGFTETFSSIKQMVSFIGTLVTGGASMDSFGGPVAIVDLSGKAAQAGIWTFLSFVAFLSINLGVLNLIPFPALDGGWVIILLIEALTGKKIDQNKIGVLNFIGFALLMAFIVFVTYNDILRFFK, from the coding sequence TTGACAACTTTTTTAGCGGCTATTCTAGTCTTTGGTCTTTTAATAGCAACACATGAGTTCGGGCACTTTATTACAGCTAAACTTTCTAAAGTAAAGGTTCTTGAGTTTGCAATTGGAATGGGACCAAAAATTTTCTCATTTACTAAAGGGGAAACAGACTATACTTTAAGACTTTTACCTATAGGAGGTTATGTAAAAATGTTAGGAGAAGAGGATGGTTCCGATGATCCTCGTGCTTTTTGTAACCAAAATCCATGGAAAAGACTACTAATAATAGTTGCAGGAGCTGCATTTAACATTATAACCGCAATAGTTATATTTACACTTGTTTTCTATAATCAAGGATCAATTAAACCTATTGTTAGTAGTGTAGACAAAAATTATCCTGCATATGAGGCAGGTATTTTACCTAACGATAAAATCATTCAAATTAATAATGAAAAAATTAGAACTTGGAATGAAGTTATCATGTTTATTTCAGAAAATAAAGAGAAACCTTTCAATGTAAAAGTTGAAAGAAACAATACTATAAAGGAAATAAAATTATCTCCAAAGTATAATGAAAAAGAAAAAAGATATATGATAGGAATGGCTCCAACACTAGTTAAAGGAAATATTTTAGAGGCTTTTAAGGATGGATTTACAGAAACATTTTCATCAATAAAGCAAATGGTTAGCTTTATTGGAACTTTAGTTACTGGAGGAGCATCTATGGATTCCTTCGGTGGACCAGTTGCTATAGTTGACCTTTCAGGTAAAGCAGCACAAGCAGGCATATGGACATTTTTATCCTTTGTTGCTTTTTTAAGTATAAACCTTGGAGTATTAAACTTAATACCATTCCCTGCACTTGATGGAGGATGGGTTATTATATTACTAATTGAAGCTTTAACAGGAAAGAAAATTGATCAAAATAAAATAGGAGTATTAAACTTTATTGGTTTTGCACTTCTAATGGCGTTTATTGTTTTTGTTACATATAACGATATTCTAAGATTTTTTAAATAG
- the rimP gene encoding ribosome maturation factor RimP codes for MSKKNIELTIEEFASPLVEGLGYELVDIEFIKESGEWYLRFYIDSDNSDGINIDDCTTVSRALSAKLDEVDPIEESYYLEVSSPGLDRPLKKDTDFIKYSGKKIKIKFYKPFMEKKVMEGILKGLVESKIIVTVNNTDIEIDKDIVASVRLNDF; via the coding sequence ATGAGTAAGAAAAACATAGAATTAACTATTGAAGAATTTGCTTCTCCATTGGTAGAAGGTTTAGGATATGAACTAGTTGACATAGAATTTATAAAAGAATCCGGTGAATGGTATCTTAGATTTTATATAGATAGTGATAATAGTGATGGCATCAATATTGATGACTGTACGACAGTAAGTAGAGCTTTAAGTGCTAAACTTGATGAAGTAGATCCTATTGAAGAATCTTACTATCTTGAAGTTTCATCTCCAGGACTTGATAGACCACTAAAGAAAGATACTGATTTTATTAAATACTCAGGTAAAAAAATTAAAATTAAATTCTACAAGCCTTTTATGGAAAAGAAAGTTATGGAAGGTATATTAAAAGGACTTGTAGAAAGTAAGATTATAGTTACTGTTAATAACACTGATATAGAAATAGATAAAGATATTGTAGCTTCTGTACGATTAAATGATTTTTAG
- a CDS encoding S66 peptidase family protein, producing the protein MATRPQILRAGDTIGIVTLGSPLSANVINVGIQTLKNMGFNVVLGKYVYSSSGYIAATEEQRASDLMEMFKNPEVKAIIPSRGGVGVAGIIPYLDYSVIAQNPKIVTGYSDITILLNVLYMWANLITFHSLLLIDFRSTTPAYNFNQFFTATSTLTSPRKLENPPGVPLISRVPGNVTGSIIGGNLTSFVDNLGTPFEIDTRGKIILIEEVHEPINTVYRYINHLILAGKFKECAGIIMGECTNCEIAYNKSYEDLINQVMVPLNKPLMTNLASGHGRYKMAIPIGAKANLNTYNNTLTILEPTVSI; encoded by the coding sequence ATGGCAACGAGACCACAAATTTTACGTGCAGGAGATACGATCGGAATAGTTACTTTAGGGAGTCCATTATCTGCGAATGTCATTAATGTAGGTATACAGACTCTTAAGAATATGGGGTTTAATGTAGTTCTAGGGAAATACGTATATTCTTCTAGTGGATATATTGCAGCAACAGAAGAACAGAGAGCCTCTGATTTGATGGAAATGTTTAAAAACCCTGAGGTGAAGGCTATTATACCCTCGAGGGGTGGAGTAGGCGTTGCAGGTATTATACCATATCTTGATTACTCTGTTATCGCACAGAATCCTAAAATTGTCACAGGGTATAGTGATATAACAATTTTATTAAATGTTTTGTATATGTGGGCTAACTTAATTACTTTTCATAGTCTTCTTTTAATAGACTTTAGGTCGACTACTCCTGCATACAACTTTAATCAATTTTTCACTGCGACGTCTACACTTACCTCACCAAGGAAGCTTGAAAATCCTCCTGGAGTACCTCTAATAAGCAGAGTCCCCGGAAATGTAACGGGAAGTATAATAGGGGGTAACCTTACATCTTTTGTAGATAATCTTGGCACTCCATTTGAAATTGATACTAGAGGAAAGATAATATTAATAGAAGAAGTCCATGAGCCTATTAATACAGTTTACAGGTATATAAACCATCTAATATTAGCAGGTAAATTTAAGGAATGTGCAGGGATTATTATGGGTGAATGTACGAATTGTGAGATTGCATATAATAAGTCATATGAAGATTTAATTAATCAAGTTATGGTGCCATTGAATAAACCTCTTATGACAAATTTAGCATCAGGGCATGGTAGATACAAGATGGCTATACCTATAGGTGCAAAGGCTAACCTTAACACTTATAACAATACATTGACAATACTTGAACCAACAGTAAGTATATAA
- the ispG gene encoding flavodoxin-dependent (E)-4-hydroxy-3-methylbut-2-enyl-diphosphate synthase → MRRTSRKVRVGNIYIGGNEKITVQSMTNTNTSDISKTTLQILELEKAGCEIVRVAVPNLDAANAISEIKKNIHIPLVADIHFDYKLALKSMENGIDALRINPGNIGSPQKVKEVVSRAKYFGIPIRVGVNAGSLEKDILARDGRPTPEGLVESALRNVELLEDNGFYDTVISVKSSNVMDNIKSYELLAKKTDYPLHLGVTEAGTIFSGTIKSSVAIGHLLAMGIGDTIRVSLTDNPVEEIRAGIEILKALNLRKGGIEIISCPTCGRTQIDLINIAKKAELALSDIDKNIKVAIMGCAVNGPGEAREADIGIAGGIGEGLIFKKGEIVKKVPEDKLLDTLIEEIKLL, encoded by the coding sequence ATGAGAAGAACATCTCGTAAAGTTAGGGTAGGAAACATATATATAGGTGGAAATGAAAAAATAACTGTTCAATCAATGACTAACACTAATACTAGTGATATAAGTAAAACTACTCTTCAAATATTAGAACTTGAAAAAGCAGGATGTGAAATAGTAAGGGTTGCAGTACCTAACCTAGATGCTGCAAATGCTATAAGTGAAATTAAAAAAAATATCCATATTCCACTTGTTGCTGATATTCATTTTGATTACAAATTAGCTTTAAAATCAATGGAAAATGGAATAGATGCACTTCGTATTAATCCAGGAAATATTGGAAGTCCTCAAAAAGTTAAAGAGGTAGTTAGTAGAGCTAAGTACTTTGGAATTCCAATAAGAGTAGGAGTTAATGCAGGATCTCTTGAGAAAGATATTCTAGCAAGAGACGGAAGACCTACCCCAGAGGGATTAGTGGAAAGTGCACTTAGAAATGTAGAACTTTTAGAGGATAATGGATTTTATGATACCGTAATATCAGTTAAGTCCTCAAATGTAATGGATAACATTAAAAGTTATGAACTTCTAGCAAAAAAAACAGACTATCCTCTTCACCTTGGAGTTACTGAGGCTGGAACAATATTTTCTGGAACAATAAAGTCATCAGTTGCAATAGGGCATCTTCTTGCAATGGGAATAGGAGATACCATAAGGGTATCCTTAACAGACAATCCTGTAGAAGAGATTAGAGCAGGAATAGAAATATTAAAAGCTTTAAATCTTAGAAAAGGTGGAATTGAAATTATTTCCTGTCCTACCTGTGGTAGAACTCAAATAGATTTAATAAACATTGCAAAAAAAGCTGAATTAGCTTTAAGTGATATAGACAAAAATATTAAAGTTGCTATAATGGGTTGTGCAGTTAATGGTCCTGGGGAGGCTAGAGAAGCTGATATAGGAATTGCAGGTGGAATAGGAGAGGGACTTATTTTTAAAAAAGGTGAAATAGTAAAAAAGGTTCCTGAAGATAAGCTTTTAGATACTCTCATTGAAGAAATAAAGCTACTTTAA
- the rnpM gene encoding RNase P modulator RnpM, with protein MKVKKIPERMCLGCQEMKPKKELVRVVKNKDGDIKVDLTGKSPGRGSYVCKCIDCFDKAYKAKRFERALSSPISPEVYENLKKELQSE; from the coding sequence GTGAAGGTAAAGAAAATTCCTGAAAGAATGTGTCTTGGATGTCAAGAAATGAAGCCGAAAAAAGAACTTGTTAGAGTCGTTAAAAATAAAGATGGCGATATTAAGGTAGATCTTACTGGAAAATCTCCAGGACGTGGATCATATGTTTGTAAATGTATTGACTGTTTTGATAAAGCTTATAAAGCAAAGCGTTTTGAAAGAGCGCTTTCATCACCTATATCACCTGAAGTATATGAAAATTTAAAGAAAGAACTTCAAAGTGAATAA
- a CDS encoding PolC-type DNA polymerase III produces MEKTLNSILNLNNDVVDTSFKEILDKTYLKKVYVSKSNKEWNIVLSTLCDVKEDILEKIKHLIKESLSINGSVQLFIEKNSQDIPKLSDILEDSDKFKNFIFNIFRSSPTILCFLQISKFTLEDNKVIIEVESDFAKKVLKDKSIDKEIRTHINSIYNENLLVEFKTIDKAFNYEEFKAKEDSKIETVSSVEIPKEVKPKTVKITSTNKVSSSDVIYGRVPKEYFKCSISDSLDEEDLVTITGDLFGIDTKELKSGKILLMFNVTDYTSSVNIKVFLKPEIADETISKLKEASRVTVHGRVTFDTFAKETIIMASYVVKEEKKKVKDNSNEKRVELHAHTQMSSMDGVCSASSLIKRAKEYGHSAIAITDHGVVQAFPEAMDAAGETGVKVIYGVEGYLVDDGESIVINSREYNLDNEFVVFDIETTGLNKSSEEITEIGAVKVKDMKIIDTFSALINPLKPIPYEITNLTGITNEMVKDKDTIKEVMPRFLDFIGDCPVVAHNAKFDTGFIKEKCSRESLEFNSTIIDTLTLSRWLVKGIKKYKLNILAQHFNVQLENHHRAVDDAKATAEIFIKLIEILKDKGANTIEDINSLYLNEFDINKAETHHVIILVKNYKGLYNLYKLISDSHLKYFHKRPRLPKSLIEKHREGLIIGSACEAGQIFKGVLNNTSETDIKSLVEFYDYLEIQPIANNEFLLEKGIVKNRSCLKDLNKKIVELGEKYNRPVVATGDVHFLNPHDEYYRRILMAGKGFSDADNQPPLYFKSTDEMLEEFRYLGESKSYDVVIKAPNEIADMVEVIKPIPDGTFPPKIDGADDEIRNMTMSRAYSIYGDPLPEIVQKRLDKELNSIISNGYAVLYLISHKIVKKSLDDGYLVGSRGSVGSSFVATMTEITEVNPLPPHYVCPKCKYSEFFTDGSIGSGADLKDKSCPKCNENLIKDGFDIPFEVFLGFEGDKEPDIDLNFSGEYQPNAHKYTEELFGEGYVFRAGTIGTIAEKTAFGYVKNYLDERNVKSTMAEVERLVKGCTGVKRTSGQHPGGVMVVPRDNDIYQFCPIQRPADDVNSEIITTHFDYHSISGRLLKLDILGHDDPTVIRMLQDLTGLDPTKIPLGDEKVLSLFTSTDILNVNKEYFKCEVGTLGLPEFGTKFVRQMLVDTQPHTFAELVRISGLSHGTDVWLNNAQDLIKDGYATLKEVICTRDDIMNYLILMGVKPKNAFTIMERVRKGKGLRDGDIEEMKENNVPQWYIDSCNTIKYMFPKGHAVAYVMMAIRIAYFKVYYPEAYYATYFSVRGLEDFDASIVSKGQLAVVSSIKEIEAKGNTLTTKEKGFLTVLEVANEMFARGITMLPVDLYESDSIRFKVTDKGILPPFRALQGVGETAAKSIVEARKNGEFISKEDLRLRTKISKTVIEIMSQHGCLNGMPDTSQLTLF; encoded by the coding sequence GTGGAGAAAACTTTAAATAGTATACTTAACTTAAACAATGATGTAGTTGATACTTCCTTTAAAGAAATATTAGATAAAACTTATTTAAAAAAAGTATATGTAAGTAAATCAAACAAAGAGTGGAATATTGTTCTTTCCACTCTTTGTGATGTTAAGGAGGATATATTAGAAAAAATAAAACATCTAATTAAAGAATCCTTATCTATTAATGGAAGTGTACAATTATTTATAGAAAAAAACTCACAGGATATTCCAAAGCTTTCAGATATCTTAGAAGATAGTGATAAATTTAAAAACTTTATTTTTAATATCTTTAGATCAAGCCCTACAATTCTTTGCTTTTTGCAAATATCTAAATTTACATTGGAAGACAATAAAGTAATTATTGAAGTTGAAAGTGATTTTGCAAAAAAGGTTCTTAAGGATAAATCTATAGATAAAGAAATAAGAACACATATTAATTCAATTTATAATGAAAACTTATTAGTTGAATTTAAAACTATTGATAAAGCCTTTAACTATGAGGAATTTAAAGCTAAGGAAGATAGTAAAATAGAAACTGTGTCCTCTGTAGAAATACCTAAGGAGGTAAAGCCTAAAACCGTTAAAATAACCTCTACAAATAAAGTATCTAGCTCAGATGTTATATATGGTAGAGTTCCTAAGGAATACTTTAAGTGTAGTATTTCAGATTCATTAGATGAGGAAGATTTAGTAACTATAACTGGAGATCTATTTGGCATAGATACTAAAGAACTTAAAAGTGGGAAAATTCTACTTATGTTTAATGTTACTGATTATACAAGTTCAGTTAATATTAAAGTGTTTCTTAAGCCAGAGATTGCTGATGAAACTATTAGTAAGTTAAAAGAAGCTTCACGTGTAACGGTACATGGAAGGGTTACCTTTGATACATTTGCCAAAGAAACAATAATCATGGCAAGTTATGTTGTTAAAGAAGAAAAGAAGAAAGTTAAAGATAATTCAAATGAAAAGCGAGTTGAACTTCACGCGCATACTCAAATGAGTTCTATGGATGGTGTTTGTTCTGCATCATCACTGATAAAAAGGGCAAAGGAATATGGCCATAGTGCAATTGCAATTACAGACCATGGGGTTGTTCAAGCCTTTCCTGAGGCTATGGATGCTGCAGGTGAAACAGGAGTTAAGGTTATATATGGTGTTGAAGGTTATCTAGTTGACGATGGGGAGTCTATTGTTATTAACTCTAGAGAATATAATCTTGATAATGAATTTGTTGTATTTGATATAGAAACAACTGGACTTAATAAATCTTCAGAGGAAATTACAGAAATCGGTGCTGTAAAAGTAAAGGATATGAAGATTATTGATACTTTCTCAGCGCTTATAAATCCTTTAAAGCCAATTCCATATGAAATAACCAATCTTACTGGAATTACCAACGAAATGGTAAAGGACAAGGATACTATAAAAGAAGTCATGCCAAGATTTTTGGACTTTATAGGTGATTGTCCTGTCGTTGCCCACAACGCTAAATTTGACACAGGATTTATAAAAGAAAAATGTTCTAGAGAATCGCTTGAATTCAATAGCACAATAATAGATACTTTAACACTTTCAAGATGGCTTGTTAAAGGTATAAAAAAATACAAGTTAAATATTTTAGCGCAACATTTTAATGTACAACTTGAAAATCATCATAGAGCTGTTGATGATGCTAAGGCTACAGCTGAAATATTCATAAAGCTTATTGAAATTTTAAAGGATAAAGGCGCTAATACAATTGAAGATATTAACTCTTTATATTTAAATGAGTTTGATATAAATAAAGCTGAAACTCATCATGTAATTATATTAGTTAAAAACTATAAGGGTCTGTATAATTTATATAAACTAATTTCAGACTCTCATTTAAAATACTTCCATAAAAGGCCAAGGCTTCCGAAAAGTCTAATTGAAAAACATAGAGAAGGACTTATTATTGGTTCAGCTTGTGAAGCTGGGCAAATATTTAAGGGAGTACTAAACAATACCTCGGAAACCGATATAAAAAGTTTAGTAGAGTTCTATGATTATTTAGAGATACAACCTATTGCTAATAATGAATTTCTTTTGGAAAAAGGTATTGTAAAGAATAGAAGTTGTTTAAAAGACTTAAACAAGAAAATAGTTGAACTTGGAGAAAAGTATAATAGACCTGTTGTAGCAACTGGAGATGTACATTTCCTTAATCCACATGACGAATATTATAGAAGAATACTAATGGCAGGTAAGGGATTTAGCGATGCAGATAATCAACCTCCATTATATTTTAAATCAACAGATGAAATGCTAGAGGAATTTAGATATTTAGGTGAGAGTAAGTCATATGATGTTGTAATAAAAGCACCTAATGAAATAGCGGATATGGTTGAGGTTATAAAGCCAATACCAGATGGGACCTTCCCCCCTAAAATAGATGGTGCAGATGATGAAATTAGAAACATGACAATGTCACGTGCATATAGTATATACGGCGACCCACTTCCTGAAATAGTTCAAAAAAGGCTTGATAAGGAGCTAAACTCTATTATCAGCAATGGATATGCTGTACTGTATCTTATTTCACATAAAATAGTAAAAAAGTCATTAGATGATGGATATCTTGTAGGTTCTAGAGGATCTGTTGGTTCATCATTTGTTGCAACTATGACTGAAATAACAGAGGTTAACCCTCTTCCTCCACATTATGTATGTCCTAAGTGTAAGTACTCTGAATTCTTTACCGATGGTAGTATAGGGTCCGGTGCAGACCTTAAGGATAAATCATGCCCAAAATGCAATGAGAATCTTATTAAAGATGGATTTGATATACCATTTGAGGTTTTCCTTGGATTTGAAGGGGATAAGGAGCCTGATATTGACCTTAACTTTTCAGGTGAGTATCAACCTAATGCACATAAGTATACTGAAGAATTATTTGGTGAAGGTTATGTGTTTAGAGCAGGAACAATTGGAACCATAGCAGAGAAAACTGCATTCGGATATGTAAAGAATTATCTTGATGAGAGAAATGTTAAGTCAACAATGGCTGAAGTGGAAAGACTAGTTAAGGGGTGCACAGGAGTAAAAAGAACATCTGGTCAGCATCCTGGTGGAGTAATGGTTGTACCTCGAGATAATGATATTTATCAGTTTTGTCCTATTCAAAGACCTGCTGATGATGTAAACTCTGAAATAATAACTACTCATTTTGACTATCACTCTATAAGTGGTAGACTTTTAAAACTTGATATACTAGGTCATGACGATCCTACAGTAATTAGAATGCTCCAGGATTTAACAGGACTTGACCCTACAAAAATTCCACTTGGAGACGAAAAAGTATTAAGCCTATTTACCTCAACAGACATCCTAAATGTAAATAAAGAATACTTTAAGTGTGAAGTTGGAACTTTAGGTCTTCCTGAGTTTGGAACTAAGTTTGTTAGGCAAATGCTTGTAGATACCCAGCCACATACCTTTGCAGAACTTGTGCGTATATCAGGTCTATCACATGGAACAGATGTTTGGCTTAATAATGCTCAAGATCTTATTAAGGATGGATATGCTACACTGAAAGAAGTTATTTGTACAAGAGACGATATTATGAACTATCTAATCCTTATGGGAGTAAAGCCTAAAAACGCCTTTACGATAATGGAAAGAGTAAGAAAAGGAAAAGGTCTTCGTGATGGTGATATTGAGGAAATGAAGGAGAATAATGTTCCTCAGTGGTATATAGACTCTTGCAATACAATTAAGTATATGTTCCCAAAGGGTCATGCTGTAGCCTATGTTATGATGGCAATTAGAATTGCATACTTTAAAGTTTATTACCCTGAGGCTTACTATGCAACTTATTTTAGTGTTAGAGGTCTTGAAGATTTTGATGCAAGTATTGTGTCTAAGGGACAACTAGCTGTAGTATCAAGTATTAAAGAAATAGAGGCTAAGGGAAATACCTTAACTACAAAAGAAAAAGGGTTTTTAACAGTACTAGAGGTAGCAAATGAAATGTTTGCTAGAGGAATTACTATGCTCCCTGTAGACCTTTACGAGTCTGATAGTATTAGATTCAAAGTTACAGATAAAGGAATTCTCCCTCCTTTTAGAGCACTTCAAGGTGTTGGTGAAACAGCTGCTAAAAGTATAGTTGAAGCAAGAAAAAATGGAGAATTTATTTCAAAGGAAGATTTAAGACTTAGAACTAAGATATCAAAAACAGTAATCGAGATTATGAGTCAACATGGCTGTTTAAATGGAATGCCTGATACAAGTCAGCTTACATTGTTTTAA